One window from the genome of Megalobrama amblycephala isolate DHTTF-2021 linkage group LG4, ASM1881202v1, whole genome shotgun sequence encodes:
- the stard8 gene encoding stAR-related lipid transfer protein 8 isoform X3 yields MAFINCLRALVNQAKKLTCCRVQRSELEAKEACEWLRAAGFPQYAQLYEASLFPIEISAVRRDHEFLDQDSLKALCRRLTTLNKCAAMSLEVHYQCKQQSEDSEEDDACALSSRWAFQRESKTWSRLRTLSPSPVPPGNRASTLRPSGSSDSVLSDISLLEVTSLTSDLSASSLSLDSAREITTPEGHITVGEGASSVCVSPGQDENEDTGSSSSLPSVREKTKRPSRSFLRRKESIKKRDCEREKVPKSISTVTQHQPPSGLHCTSDASLPGRTTNKFRIAKDEAWRSHTICRSNVSQKATLHKPHRACLYLEDYQLTWEVPKFTSHNNSQRKEDRVVHLPFDHKPGTFPKSLSIESLCPVSVSQSPEHSDWAGEDGDLSLDESISRSGSQDFLSGFGRRRISMGSIGSIYDNVPETPGNPCDIFDPGKEKAFQHLDDILQHVHGLQHNIDEWSRSLGIQPQDQSNAETVSTADTTLPSSLNYDEQSMSDVGTTVSDYDSAGNSVNEGEGEGGMRERRDSGVGASLTRPSRKLRWHSFQNSHRPSVTSASLEINRQSAAQLNLLQKFSLLRLTAILEKHTDTSKHGWNWVVPKFMKRSKVPDYKDKHVFGVPPIVNVQRTGQPLPQSIQQAMRYLRSQCLEKVGIFRKSGVKSRIQALRQLNENSPDHVTYQGQSAYDVADLIKQYFRDLPEPVLTSKLTDTFLHAYQFVPEEQRLQAVQAAVILLPDENREVLQTLLYFLSDIASAQENQMTAESLAVCLAPSILHLNASKKDGASPRLMSRKGGDKPVQKDLSENMAATHCLSHMITECKKLFQIPHEMMLQSRNSYVAADAQPLPLHGLGVNALGEPVDYRAYLEDNIQCLLREASERSKGWHHAHGPDNTELAYKKVGDGQPMRLWRVSVEIEAPPAVVLQRVLRERHLWDEDLLHSRVIETLENNTEVFHYITDSMAPHPRRNFIVLRRWSNDLPKGVCVLVSSSVDHENVQVEAGLRAVLLTSRIFIEPCGMGRSRLTHYCRADLRGRSPDWYNKVFGHLCAMELARIRSSFPVLTARGPETKL; encoded by the exons gAGGCTAACGACCCTTAACAAATGTGCTGCGATGAGCTTAGAGGTTCATTATCAGTGTAAACag CAGAGTGAGGACTCAGAGGAGGATGATGCATGTGCCCTTAGCTCCCGCTGGGCTTTTCAGCGCGAGAGTAAAACTTGGTCCCGTCTCCGCACTCTATCACCCAGCCCTGTCCCCCCTGGCAACCGGGCCTCGACCTTACGACCCTCGGGTAGTAGCGATAGTGTGCTGAGTGACATCAGTCTCCTAGAAGTCACCTcactgacctctgacctcagCGCTAGCAGCTTGAGCTTAGACAGTGCCCGGGAAATAACAACTCCAGAGGGTCATATCACGGTGGGTGAAGGTGCATCGTCAGTTTGTGTCTCACCCGGCCAAGATGAGAACGAAGACACCGGATCCTCATCTTCCCTGCCGTCCGTAAGAGAGAAGACGAAGCGTCCTTCTAGATCATTTTTACGAAGGAAAGAATCAATAAAGAAGCGAGattgtgagagagagaaagtccCAAAGAGCATTTCAACAGTAACTCAACATCAGCCACCCTCAGGTCTGCACTGCACATCTGATGCAAGTTTGCCTGGACGAACCACAAATAAGTTCAGAATCGCCAAAGATGAGGCATGGAGGTCGCATACGATATGCCGCAGTAACGTTAGCCAGAAAGCCACTTTGCACAAGCCTCACAGAGCGTGCCTTTACCTGGAGGACTACCAGTTAACTTGGGAAGTGCCGAAGTTCACCAGTCATAACAACAGTCAGAGGAAAGAGGATCGTGTGGTCCACCTCCCCTTTGACCACAAGCCTGGAACCTTCCCAAAGTCTCTCTCAATCGAAAGTCTCTGTCCGGTTTCTGTTTCTCAAAGTCCTGAACATAGTGACTGGGCAGGAGAAGATGGAGACCTGTCATTGGATGAAAGCATTAGTCGCAGTGGGTCACAAGACTTTCTCTCAGGTTTTGGGAGGAGAAGAATTTCTATGGGCTCGATTGGAAGCATTTACGACAATGTTCCAGAGACACCGGGCAATCCGTGCGATATTTTTGACCCTGGAAAAGAGAAAGCCTTCCAGCATCTGGACGACATTCTACAGCACGTACACGGGCTGCAGCATAACATCGACGAATGGTCTCGCTCGCTTGGCATTCAGCCGCAAGACCAGTCGAATGCTGAGACTGTGTCCACGGCAGACACGACATTACCCAGCAGCCTTAATTATGATGAGCAATCAATGTCAGATGTTGGGACGACAGTGAGCGATTACGATAGTGCAGGAAACTCGGTGAATGAGGGAGAAGGAGAAGGAGGAATGAGAGAGAGGAGGGACTCAGGGGTGGGGGCATCACTCACGAGACCCAGCAG AAAGTTGCGCTGGCACAGTTTCCAAAACTCTCATCGTCCGAGCGTGACTTCTGCGTCTTTAGAAATCAACAGGCAGTCGGCTGCCCAGCTCAACCTGCTGCAGAAATTCAGCCTCTTGCGACTGACCGCCATCCTGGAGAAACACACGGACACCAGCAAACATGGCTGGAACTG GGTGGTTCCGAAGTTTATGAAGCGTTCCAAAGTTCCAGATTACAAAGATAAACATGTGTTTGGCGTTCCGCCGATCGTAAACGTCCAGCGAACTGGTCAGCCCCTGCCTCAGAGCATCCAGCAGGCGATGAGATATCTACGCAGTCAGTGTCTGGAGAAG GTGGGAATATTCCGGAAATCAGGGGTTAAATCCCGGATCCAGGCCCTCAGGCAGCTCAATGAAAATTCCCCtgatcatgtgacctaccagggCCAATCAGCTTATGATGTGGCTGACCTGATTAAACAGTACTTTAGGGATCTGCCTGAACCCGTGCTCACCTCCAAGCTTACAGACACTTTTCTACATGCTTACCAGT tcGTTCCAGAAGAGCAGCGCTTACAGGCCGTGCAGGCAGCCGTGATCCTGCTGCCTGATGAGAACAGAGAGGTTCTACAGACGTTGCTCTATTTCCTCAGTGATATTGCATCTGCACAGGAAAACCAGATGACTGCAGAGAGTCTAGCTGTCTGTCTCGCACCCTCCATACTGCACCTGAATGCCTCTAAGAAAGATGGTGCTTCAccaag GCTCATGAGCAGAAAAGGCGGAGACAAGCCAGTCCAGAAGGACCTGAGTGAGAACATGGCTGCCACACACTGCCTTAGTCACATGATCACAGAATGCAAGAAGCTATTCCAG ATCCCTCATGAAATGATGCTCCAGTCTAGGAATTCTTATGTGGCGGCTGATGCCCAGCCATTGCCTCTGCACGGGCTTGGGGTGAATGCCCTGGGCGAGCCTGTGGATTATCGGGCATACCTGGAAGACAACATTCAGTGTCTTCTCAGAGAGGCATCTGAGCGGAGTAAAGGCTGGCATCATGCCCATGGACCCGACAACACTGAACTGGCTTATAAAAAG GTAGGAGACGGGCAGCCAATGCGTCTATGGCGTGTTTCGGTGGAGATAGAGGCCCCTCCTGCTGTGGTGCTGCAGCGTGTTCTGCGAGAGCGCCACCTGTGGGATGAGGACCTTCTACACAGTCGAGTCATTGAGACTCTAGAAAACAACACCGAGGTTTTCCATTACATCACAGACAGCATGGCTCCACATCCACGGAGAAATTTCATAGTGCTCAG ACGTTGGAGTAATGATCTTCCAAAGGGGGTGTGCGTTCTTGTGTCCTCCTCTGTGGACCATGAGAACGTCCAGGTGGAGGCAGGGTTACGGGCTGTGCTTCTGACATCACGCATCTTTATTGAGCCATGTGGAATGGGGCGGTCCCGGCTCACACACTACTGCAGGGCTGATCTGCG GGGGCGCTCTCCTGATTGGTATAATAAAGTGTTCGGCCATCTGTGTGCGATGGAGCTTGCCAGAATACGCAGCTCTTTTCCAGTTCTAACAGCACGAGGACCTGAAACCAAACTCTGA
- the stard8 gene encoding stAR-related lipid transfer protein 8 isoform X2 yields MDKSCNGQQTRSLTSHFRQSTYRALTLLRRKAKQRQIAELEAKEACEWLRAAGFPQYAQLYEASLFPIEISAVRRDHEFLDQDSLKALCRRLTTLNKCAAMSLEVHYQCKQSEDSEEDDACALSSRWAFQRESKTWSRLRTLSPSPVPPGNRASTLRPSGSSDSVLSDISLLEVTSLTSDLSASSLSLDSAREITTPEGHITVGEGASSVCVSPGQDENEDTGSSSSLPSVREKTKRPSRSFLRRKESIKKRDCEREKVPKSISTVTQHQPPSGLHCTSDASLPGRTTNKFRIAKDEAWRSHTICRSNVSQKATLHKPHRACLYLEDYQLTWEVPKFTSHNNSQRKEDRVVHLPFDHKPGTFPKSLSIESLCPVSVSQSPEHSDWAGEDGDLSLDESISRSGSQDFLSGFGRRRISMGSIGSIYDNVPETPGNPCDIFDPGKEKAFQHLDDILQHVHGLQHNIDEWSRSLGIQPQDQSNAETVSTADTTLPSSLNYDEQSMSDVGTTVSDYDSAGNSVNEGEGEGGMRERRDSGVGASLTRPSRKLRWHSFQNSHRPSVTSASLEINRQSAAQLNLLQKFSLLRLTAILEKHTDTSKHGWNWVVPKFMKRSKVPDYKDKHVFGVPPIVNVQRTGQPLPQSIQQAMRYLRSQCLEKVGIFRKSGVKSRIQALRQLNENSPDHVTYQGQSAYDVADLIKQYFRDLPEPVLTSKLTDTFLHAYQFVPEEQRLQAVQAAVILLPDENREVLQTLLYFLSDIASAQENQMTAESLAVCLAPSILHLNASKKDGASPRLMSRKGGDKPVQKDLSENMAATHCLSHMITECKKLFQIPHEMMLQSRNSYVAADAQPLPLHGLGVNALGEPVDYRAYLEDNIQCLLREASERSKGWHHAHGPDNTELAYKKVGDGQPMRLWRVSVEIEAPPAVVLQRVLRERHLWDEDLLHSRVIETLENNTEVFHYITDSMAPHPRRNFIVLRRWSNDLPKGVCVLVSSSVDHENVQVEAGLRAVLLTSRIFIEPCGMGRSRLTHYCRADLRGRSPDWYNKVFGHLCAMELARIRSSFPVLTARGPETKL; encoded by the exons gAGGCTAACGACCCTTAACAAATGTGCTGCGATGAGCTTAGAGGTTCATTATCAGTGTAAACag AGTGAGGACTCAGAGGAGGATGATGCATGTGCCCTTAGCTCCCGCTGGGCTTTTCAGCGCGAGAGTAAAACTTGGTCCCGTCTCCGCACTCTATCACCCAGCCCTGTCCCCCCTGGCAACCGGGCCTCGACCTTACGACCCTCGGGTAGTAGCGATAGTGTGCTGAGTGACATCAGTCTCCTAGAAGTCACCTcactgacctctgacctcagCGCTAGCAGCTTGAGCTTAGACAGTGCCCGGGAAATAACAACTCCAGAGGGTCATATCACGGTGGGTGAAGGTGCATCGTCAGTTTGTGTCTCACCCGGCCAAGATGAGAACGAAGACACCGGATCCTCATCTTCCCTGCCGTCCGTAAGAGAGAAGACGAAGCGTCCTTCTAGATCATTTTTACGAAGGAAAGAATCAATAAAGAAGCGAGattgtgagagagagaaagtccCAAAGAGCATTTCAACAGTAACTCAACATCAGCCACCCTCAGGTCTGCACTGCACATCTGATGCAAGTTTGCCTGGACGAACCACAAATAAGTTCAGAATCGCCAAAGATGAGGCATGGAGGTCGCATACGATATGCCGCAGTAACGTTAGCCAGAAAGCCACTTTGCACAAGCCTCACAGAGCGTGCCTTTACCTGGAGGACTACCAGTTAACTTGGGAAGTGCCGAAGTTCACCAGTCATAACAACAGTCAGAGGAAAGAGGATCGTGTGGTCCACCTCCCCTTTGACCACAAGCCTGGAACCTTCCCAAAGTCTCTCTCAATCGAAAGTCTCTGTCCGGTTTCTGTTTCTCAAAGTCCTGAACATAGTGACTGGGCAGGAGAAGATGGAGACCTGTCATTGGATGAAAGCATTAGTCGCAGTGGGTCACAAGACTTTCTCTCAGGTTTTGGGAGGAGAAGAATTTCTATGGGCTCGATTGGAAGCATTTACGACAATGTTCCAGAGACACCGGGCAATCCGTGCGATATTTTTGACCCTGGAAAAGAGAAAGCCTTCCAGCATCTGGACGACATTCTACAGCACGTACACGGGCTGCAGCATAACATCGACGAATGGTCTCGCTCGCTTGGCATTCAGCCGCAAGACCAGTCGAATGCTGAGACTGTGTCCACGGCAGACACGACATTACCCAGCAGCCTTAATTATGATGAGCAATCAATGTCAGATGTTGGGACGACAGTGAGCGATTACGATAGTGCAGGAAACTCGGTGAATGAGGGAGAAGGAGAAGGAGGAATGAGAGAGAGGAGGGACTCAGGGGTGGGGGCATCACTCACGAGACCCAGCAG AAAGTTGCGCTGGCACAGTTTCCAAAACTCTCATCGTCCGAGCGTGACTTCTGCGTCTTTAGAAATCAACAGGCAGTCGGCTGCCCAGCTCAACCTGCTGCAGAAATTCAGCCTCTTGCGACTGACCGCCATCCTGGAGAAACACACGGACACCAGCAAACATGGCTGGAACTG GGTGGTTCCGAAGTTTATGAAGCGTTCCAAAGTTCCAGATTACAAAGATAAACATGTGTTTGGCGTTCCGCCGATCGTAAACGTCCAGCGAACTGGTCAGCCCCTGCCTCAGAGCATCCAGCAGGCGATGAGATATCTACGCAGTCAGTGTCTGGAGAAG GTGGGAATATTCCGGAAATCAGGGGTTAAATCCCGGATCCAGGCCCTCAGGCAGCTCAATGAAAATTCCCCtgatcatgtgacctaccagggCCAATCAGCTTATGATGTGGCTGACCTGATTAAACAGTACTTTAGGGATCTGCCTGAACCCGTGCTCACCTCCAAGCTTACAGACACTTTTCTACATGCTTACCAGT tcGTTCCAGAAGAGCAGCGCTTACAGGCCGTGCAGGCAGCCGTGATCCTGCTGCCTGATGAGAACAGAGAGGTTCTACAGACGTTGCTCTATTTCCTCAGTGATATTGCATCTGCACAGGAAAACCAGATGACTGCAGAGAGTCTAGCTGTCTGTCTCGCACCCTCCATACTGCACCTGAATGCCTCTAAGAAAGATGGTGCTTCAccaag GCTCATGAGCAGAAAAGGCGGAGACAAGCCAGTCCAGAAGGACCTGAGTGAGAACATGGCTGCCACACACTGCCTTAGTCACATGATCACAGAATGCAAGAAGCTATTCCAG ATCCCTCATGAAATGATGCTCCAGTCTAGGAATTCTTATGTGGCGGCTGATGCCCAGCCATTGCCTCTGCACGGGCTTGGGGTGAATGCCCTGGGCGAGCCTGTGGATTATCGGGCATACCTGGAAGACAACATTCAGTGTCTTCTCAGAGAGGCATCTGAGCGGAGTAAAGGCTGGCATCATGCCCATGGACCCGACAACACTGAACTGGCTTATAAAAAG GTAGGAGACGGGCAGCCAATGCGTCTATGGCGTGTTTCGGTGGAGATAGAGGCCCCTCCTGCTGTGGTGCTGCAGCGTGTTCTGCGAGAGCGCCACCTGTGGGATGAGGACCTTCTACACAGTCGAGTCATTGAGACTCTAGAAAACAACACCGAGGTTTTCCATTACATCACAGACAGCATGGCTCCACATCCACGGAGAAATTTCATAGTGCTCAG ACGTTGGAGTAATGATCTTCCAAAGGGGGTGTGCGTTCTTGTGTCCTCCTCTGTGGACCATGAGAACGTCCAGGTGGAGGCAGGGTTACGGGCTGTGCTTCTGACATCACGCATCTTTATTGAGCCATGTGGAATGGGGCGGTCCCGGCTCACACACTACTGCAGGGCTGATCTGCG GGGGCGCTCTCCTGATTGGTATAATAAAGTGTTCGGCCATCTGTGTGCGATGGAGCTTGCCAGAATACGCAGCTCTTTTCCAGTTCTAACAGCACGAGGACCTGAAACCAAACTCTGA
- the stard8 gene encoding stAR-related lipid transfer protein 8 isoform X1, with translation MDKSCNGQQTRSLTSHFRQSTYRALTLLRRKAKQRQIAELEAKEACEWLRAAGFPQYAQLYEASLFPIEISAVRRDHEFLDQDSLKALCRRLTTLNKCAAMSLEVHYQCKQQSEDSEEDDACALSSRWAFQRESKTWSRLRTLSPSPVPPGNRASTLRPSGSSDSVLSDISLLEVTSLTSDLSASSLSLDSAREITTPEGHITVGEGASSVCVSPGQDENEDTGSSSSLPSVREKTKRPSRSFLRRKESIKKRDCEREKVPKSISTVTQHQPPSGLHCTSDASLPGRTTNKFRIAKDEAWRSHTICRSNVSQKATLHKPHRACLYLEDYQLTWEVPKFTSHNNSQRKEDRVVHLPFDHKPGTFPKSLSIESLCPVSVSQSPEHSDWAGEDGDLSLDESISRSGSQDFLSGFGRRRISMGSIGSIYDNVPETPGNPCDIFDPGKEKAFQHLDDILQHVHGLQHNIDEWSRSLGIQPQDQSNAETVSTADTTLPSSLNYDEQSMSDVGTTVSDYDSAGNSVNEGEGEGGMRERRDSGVGASLTRPSRKLRWHSFQNSHRPSVTSASLEINRQSAAQLNLLQKFSLLRLTAILEKHTDTSKHGWNWVVPKFMKRSKVPDYKDKHVFGVPPIVNVQRTGQPLPQSIQQAMRYLRSQCLEKVGIFRKSGVKSRIQALRQLNENSPDHVTYQGQSAYDVADLIKQYFRDLPEPVLTSKLTDTFLHAYQFVPEEQRLQAVQAAVILLPDENREVLQTLLYFLSDIASAQENQMTAESLAVCLAPSILHLNASKKDGASPRLMSRKGGDKPVQKDLSENMAATHCLSHMITECKKLFQIPHEMMLQSRNSYVAADAQPLPLHGLGVNALGEPVDYRAYLEDNIQCLLREASERSKGWHHAHGPDNTELAYKKVGDGQPMRLWRVSVEIEAPPAVVLQRVLRERHLWDEDLLHSRVIETLENNTEVFHYITDSMAPHPRRNFIVLRRWSNDLPKGVCVLVSSSVDHENVQVEAGLRAVLLTSRIFIEPCGMGRSRLTHYCRADLRGRSPDWYNKVFGHLCAMELARIRSSFPVLTARGPETKL, from the exons gAGGCTAACGACCCTTAACAAATGTGCTGCGATGAGCTTAGAGGTTCATTATCAGTGTAAACag CAGAGTGAGGACTCAGAGGAGGATGATGCATGTGCCCTTAGCTCCCGCTGGGCTTTTCAGCGCGAGAGTAAAACTTGGTCCCGTCTCCGCACTCTATCACCCAGCCCTGTCCCCCCTGGCAACCGGGCCTCGACCTTACGACCCTCGGGTAGTAGCGATAGTGTGCTGAGTGACATCAGTCTCCTAGAAGTCACCTcactgacctctgacctcagCGCTAGCAGCTTGAGCTTAGACAGTGCCCGGGAAATAACAACTCCAGAGGGTCATATCACGGTGGGTGAAGGTGCATCGTCAGTTTGTGTCTCACCCGGCCAAGATGAGAACGAAGACACCGGATCCTCATCTTCCCTGCCGTCCGTAAGAGAGAAGACGAAGCGTCCTTCTAGATCATTTTTACGAAGGAAAGAATCAATAAAGAAGCGAGattgtgagagagagaaagtccCAAAGAGCATTTCAACAGTAACTCAACATCAGCCACCCTCAGGTCTGCACTGCACATCTGATGCAAGTTTGCCTGGACGAACCACAAATAAGTTCAGAATCGCCAAAGATGAGGCATGGAGGTCGCATACGATATGCCGCAGTAACGTTAGCCAGAAAGCCACTTTGCACAAGCCTCACAGAGCGTGCCTTTACCTGGAGGACTACCAGTTAACTTGGGAAGTGCCGAAGTTCACCAGTCATAACAACAGTCAGAGGAAAGAGGATCGTGTGGTCCACCTCCCCTTTGACCACAAGCCTGGAACCTTCCCAAAGTCTCTCTCAATCGAAAGTCTCTGTCCGGTTTCTGTTTCTCAAAGTCCTGAACATAGTGACTGGGCAGGAGAAGATGGAGACCTGTCATTGGATGAAAGCATTAGTCGCAGTGGGTCACAAGACTTTCTCTCAGGTTTTGGGAGGAGAAGAATTTCTATGGGCTCGATTGGAAGCATTTACGACAATGTTCCAGAGACACCGGGCAATCCGTGCGATATTTTTGACCCTGGAAAAGAGAAAGCCTTCCAGCATCTGGACGACATTCTACAGCACGTACACGGGCTGCAGCATAACATCGACGAATGGTCTCGCTCGCTTGGCATTCAGCCGCAAGACCAGTCGAATGCTGAGACTGTGTCCACGGCAGACACGACATTACCCAGCAGCCTTAATTATGATGAGCAATCAATGTCAGATGTTGGGACGACAGTGAGCGATTACGATAGTGCAGGAAACTCGGTGAATGAGGGAGAAGGAGAAGGAGGAATGAGAGAGAGGAGGGACTCAGGGGTGGGGGCATCACTCACGAGACCCAGCAG AAAGTTGCGCTGGCACAGTTTCCAAAACTCTCATCGTCCGAGCGTGACTTCTGCGTCTTTAGAAATCAACAGGCAGTCGGCTGCCCAGCTCAACCTGCTGCAGAAATTCAGCCTCTTGCGACTGACCGCCATCCTGGAGAAACACACGGACACCAGCAAACATGGCTGGAACTG GGTGGTTCCGAAGTTTATGAAGCGTTCCAAAGTTCCAGATTACAAAGATAAACATGTGTTTGGCGTTCCGCCGATCGTAAACGTCCAGCGAACTGGTCAGCCCCTGCCTCAGAGCATCCAGCAGGCGATGAGATATCTACGCAGTCAGTGTCTGGAGAAG GTGGGAATATTCCGGAAATCAGGGGTTAAATCCCGGATCCAGGCCCTCAGGCAGCTCAATGAAAATTCCCCtgatcatgtgacctaccagggCCAATCAGCTTATGATGTGGCTGACCTGATTAAACAGTACTTTAGGGATCTGCCTGAACCCGTGCTCACCTCCAAGCTTACAGACACTTTTCTACATGCTTACCAGT tcGTTCCAGAAGAGCAGCGCTTACAGGCCGTGCAGGCAGCCGTGATCCTGCTGCCTGATGAGAACAGAGAGGTTCTACAGACGTTGCTCTATTTCCTCAGTGATATTGCATCTGCACAGGAAAACCAGATGACTGCAGAGAGTCTAGCTGTCTGTCTCGCACCCTCCATACTGCACCTGAATGCCTCTAAGAAAGATGGTGCTTCAccaag GCTCATGAGCAGAAAAGGCGGAGACAAGCCAGTCCAGAAGGACCTGAGTGAGAACATGGCTGCCACACACTGCCTTAGTCACATGATCACAGAATGCAAGAAGCTATTCCAG ATCCCTCATGAAATGATGCTCCAGTCTAGGAATTCTTATGTGGCGGCTGATGCCCAGCCATTGCCTCTGCACGGGCTTGGGGTGAATGCCCTGGGCGAGCCTGTGGATTATCGGGCATACCTGGAAGACAACATTCAGTGTCTTCTCAGAGAGGCATCTGAGCGGAGTAAAGGCTGGCATCATGCCCATGGACCCGACAACACTGAACTGGCTTATAAAAAG GTAGGAGACGGGCAGCCAATGCGTCTATGGCGTGTTTCGGTGGAGATAGAGGCCCCTCCTGCTGTGGTGCTGCAGCGTGTTCTGCGAGAGCGCCACCTGTGGGATGAGGACCTTCTACACAGTCGAGTCATTGAGACTCTAGAAAACAACACCGAGGTTTTCCATTACATCACAGACAGCATGGCTCCACATCCACGGAGAAATTTCATAGTGCTCAG ACGTTGGAGTAATGATCTTCCAAAGGGGGTGTGCGTTCTTGTGTCCTCCTCTGTGGACCATGAGAACGTCCAGGTGGAGGCAGGGTTACGGGCTGTGCTTCTGACATCACGCATCTTTATTGAGCCATGTGGAATGGGGCGGTCCCGGCTCACACACTACTGCAGGGCTGATCTGCG GGGGCGCTCTCCTGATTGGTATAATAAAGTGTTCGGCCATCTGTGTGCGATGGAGCTTGCCAGAATACGCAGCTCTTTTCCAGTTCTAACAGCACGAGGACCTGAAACCAAACTCTGA